A section of the Mycolicibacterium anyangense genome encodes:
- a CDS encoding RecQ family ATP-dependent DNA helicase, translating to MTATRADAQAVLEQLAGPAAVLRDDQWAAIEALVVQRRQALVVQRTGWGKSAVYFIAAKLLREQGRGATVIVSPLLALMRNQVAAAQRAGVRAATINSGNVTEWDEIHQRVNAGELDVLLVSPERLNNPDFRDTVLPALAADAGLVVVDEAHCVSDWGHDFRPDYRRIRTLIAELGSDVPVLATTATANDRVVTDVAAQLGVGRADNVPGGGRDTLVLRGGLDRQSLRLSVVAAGGGAQRTAWLAEHLHSLPGSGIVYTLTVAQAHDVAALLRERGHEVAAYTGATETAEREQLEADLLDNRVKALIATSALGMGFDKPDLGFVVHLGAPSSPIAYYQQVGRAGRATDSAEVVLLPGREDQDVWRYFASVAFPSESMVRTVIRALDPDRPQSTPALEPLVDLGRTRLEMVLKVLDVDGAARRVKGGWLATGQPWEYDEDRYRHLDEARRREQQAMLDYQSTDECRMTFLRRQLDDPELTADERCGRCDNCAGARFGAAVDQDAAALVQDRLMRPGVEIAPRKQWPSGLERLGVALSGRITGGAAPGRAIGRLTDLGWGPRLRRLLDEPDAAVPPDVVQAAVKVLAAWDWAQRPTAVLAMDSDTHPVLISSLAGELARIGRLTDLGVLRYAVGRRPVTAANSAYRVAALDGSWSAPDSAALAAADGPVLLVDDRGDTGWTMTMAARVVRDAGAPAVLPLVIATTS from the coding sequence ATGACCGCGACCCGAGCCGACGCCCAGGCCGTCCTTGAGCAATTGGCCGGCCCGGCCGCCGTGTTGCGAGACGACCAGTGGGCCGCCATCGAGGCGCTGGTGGTCCAGCGCCGGCAGGCACTGGTCGTACAGCGCACCGGATGGGGCAAGTCTGCGGTGTACTTCATCGCCGCCAAGCTGCTGCGTGAGCAGGGGCGCGGTGCCACGGTCATCGTCTCGCCGCTGCTGGCGTTGATGCGCAACCAGGTCGCGGCTGCGCAGCGCGCGGGCGTGCGGGCGGCCACCATCAACTCTGGCAATGTCACGGAGTGGGACGAGATACACCAGCGGGTCAACGCCGGGGAGCTCGATGTCCTGCTCGTCAGCCCGGAACGGTTGAACAATCCCGATTTTCGCGACACCGTGTTACCGGCGCTGGCTGCCGATGCCGGGTTGGTCGTGGTCGACGAGGCGCACTGCGTCTCGGACTGGGGTCATGACTTCCGCCCCGACTACCGGCGGATCCGAACGCTGATCGCCGAACTCGGTTCGGATGTACCGGTTTTGGCGACCACCGCCACCGCCAACGATCGCGTCGTCACCGATGTCGCCGCGCAACTGGGTGTCGGCCGTGCCGACAATGTGCCCGGTGGTGGCCGTGACACGCTGGTGCTGCGCGGCGGACTGGACCGGCAGTCGCTGCGGCTGTCGGTGGTGGCGGCCGGCGGCGGTGCGCAACGCACGGCGTGGCTGGCCGAGCATCTGCATTCGCTGCCCGGTTCCGGGATCGTCTACACGCTGACCGTCGCCCAGGCGCACGATGTGGCGGCGCTGCTGCGTGAGCGGGGCCACGAGGTGGCCGCCTACACCGGCGCCACGGAAACCGCTGAGCGCGAACAACTCGAGGCCGATCTGCTGGATAACCGGGTCAAGGCGCTCATTGCCACCTCCGCACTCGGGATGGGATTCGATAAACCCGATCTTGGCTTCGTCGTGCATCTCGGGGCGCCGTCGTCGCCGATCGCGTACTACCAGCAGGTCGGTCGTGCCGGCCGCGCGACCGACAGCGCTGAGGTGGTGCTGCTGCCGGGCCGGGAGGATCAGGATGTCTGGCGGTATTTCGCCTCGGTGGCGTTTCCGTCGGAATCGATGGTGCGCACCGTGATTCGAGCACTGGATCCGGACCGTCCGCAGTCGACGCCGGCGTTGGAACCGCTGGTCGATCTGGGCCGCACCCGGCTGGAGATGGTGCTGAAGGTGCTCGACGTCGACGGTGCGGCACGGCGGGTCAAGGGAGGCTGGCTTGCCACCGGCCAACCATGGGAGTACGACGAGGATCGGTACCGCCACCTCGACGAAGCCCGCCGCCGTGAGCAGCAGGCCATGCTCGACTACCAGAGCACCGACGAGTGCCGGATGACGTTCCTGCGCCGACAACTCGACGACCCCGAGCTGACCGCAGACGAGCGGTGCGGGCGCTGCGACAACTGTGCCGGAGCCCGTTTCGGCGCCGCCGTCGACCAGGATGCCGCAGCGCTTGTCCAGGACCGGCTGATGCGTCCCGGGGTCGAGATCGCCCCGCGCAAGCAGTGGCCGTCGGGCCTGGAACGGCTGGGCGTCGCACTCAGCGGCCGCATCACCGGCGGTGCCGCGCCGGGCCGCGCGATCGGGCGGCTGACCGACCTGGGCTGGGGGCCGCGGTTACGACGCCTACTCGACGAACCCGACGCTGCGGTCCCGCCCGATGTGGTGCAGGCGGCGGTCAAGGTGCTGGCTGCCTGGGACTGGGCCCAGCGCCCGACGGCGGTGCTGGCCATGGACTCCGATACCCATCCCGTCCTGATCTCGTCGCTGGCCGGTGAGCTGGCCAGGATCGGCAGGCTGACCGACCTCGGCGTGCTGCGCTACGCCGTCGGCCGGCGGCCGGTCACCGCCGCCAACTCCGCCTACCGGGTAGCGGCCCTCGACGGCTCGTGGTCGGCCCCGGATTCGGCCGCACTCGCCGCGGCCGACGGCCCGGTCCTCCTCGTCGACGATCGCGGCGACACCGGATGGACCATGACGATGGCCGCCCGGGTGGTGCGTGACGCGGGTGCGCCCGCGGTGCTGCCCCTGGTGATCGCGACCACCAGCTGA
- a CDS encoding hemophore-related protein, whose product MLVRRAVLAMLAAAAAGAVSMPSAAAEPSPAPVPPADCNAAGLSSTISSVTANLSSYFAAHPDANQALIDATRQSAFGAIGAFNTYFNDHPDQANDIRAIKAPLVDFQNRCGLQVEPAEALVVIGEL is encoded by the coding sequence ATGCTCGTCCGCCGTGCCGTCCTCGCCATGCTGGCCGCCGCCGCGGCCGGTGCCGTCTCGATGCCCTCAGCAGCGGCCGAGCCCTCGCCCGCTCCGGTGCCGCCCGCGGACTGCAACGCCGCCGGCCTCTCGTCGACGATCAGCTCGGTCACCGCGAACCTGTCCAGCTACTTCGCCGCGCACCCGGACGCCAACCAGGCGCTCATCGACGCGACGCGGCAGTCGGCCTTCGGAGCGATCGGCGCCTTCAACACGTATTTCAACGACCATCCGGATCAGGCCAACGACATCCGCGCCATCAAGGCGCCGCTGGTCGACTTCCAGAACCGGTGCGGTCTGCAGGTCGAACCGGCCGAGGCGCTCGTCGTCATCGGCGAGCTGTAG
- a CDS encoding SDR family oxidoreductase produces MAGLLENKVVVISGVGPALGTTLARRCAQEGADLVLAARTVGRLEDVAKEVADLGRRALSVGTDITDDAQVDNLVKQTLDAYGRVDVLVNNAFKVPSMRPFGQTSFDHIRDTLELTVLGALRMIQGFTPALSDSKGSIVNVNSMVVRHSDPKQGAYKMAKSALLAMSESLASELGGQGIRVNSVLPGYIWGGTLKGYFEHQAGKYGTTVDEIYNAAAVNSDLKRLPTEDEVASAILFMASDLSSGITGQTLDVNCGEYHN; encoded by the coding sequence ATGGCCGGCTTGCTGGAGAACAAAGTCGTGGTGATCAGCGGTGTGGGCCCAGCCCTGGGCACCACGCTGGCCCGTCGATGTGCGCAGGAGGGTGCTGACCTGGTGCTGGCGGCGCGTACCGTCGGGCGCCTGGAAGACGTCGCCAAGGAGGTCGCGGACCTGGGCCGGCGCGCACTGTCGGTCGGCACCGATATCACCGACGACGCGCAGGTGGACAATCTCGTCAAGCAGACCCTGGACGCCTACGGCAGGGTCGACGTCTTGGTGAACAACGCGTTCAAGGTGCCGTCGATGAGGCCGTTCGGCCAGACGTCGTTCGACCACATCCGGGATACCCTCGAGCTCACCGTGCTCGGCGCGCTGCGGATGATCCAGGGTTTCACGCCGGCGCTGTCGGATTCCAAGGGATCCATCGTCAACGTGAATTCGATGGTGGTGCGGCATTCCGACCCCAAGCAAGGGGCCTACAAGATGGCCAAGTCGGCGCTGCTGGCGATGTCCGAGTCGCTGGCCAGCGAGCTCGGCGGGCAGGGAATCCGGGTGAATTCCGTTCTGCCCGGCTATATCTGGGGTGGCACTCTGAAGGGTTACTTCGAGCATCAGGCCGGCAAGTATGGCACCACGGTGGACGAGATCTACAACGCCGCCGCGGTGAACTCCGATCTCAAACGGCTGCCGACCGAGGACGAAGTCGCCTCGGCCATCCTGTTCATGGCCAGCGACCTGTCCAGTGGGATCACCGGGCAGACGCTGGATGTCAACTGCGGGGAGTACCACAACTGA
- a CDS encoding sulfotransferase family protein — MGSSDFLSVESLLASATKATGLDDFGVDDDNYREALSVLLNAFRTEADLTDLGSKMQRFFVRNALVARLLSEAAFKQYPQHVEVAIERPIFVTGLPRTGTTALHRLLCGDPRHQGLELWLAEFPQPRPPRETWPDNPVFAELDARFKKAHDENPDYTGLHYMTADEVEECWQLLRQSLHSVSYETLAHVPSYAQWLAKQDWTKPYLRHRKNLQLIGLNDPEKRWVLKNPSHLFALDAVFAAYPDALILQCHRPAETIMASMCSLSAHTTEGWSNTFVGDVIGADALETWSRGLERFNAVRREHDEAQFFDVDYFKLIRDPIGTVESIYTHFGIEMTDDARAAIQATDEESKQGPRAPKHTYSLSDYGLTEDQVKERFKGL; from the coding sequence ATGGGGTCCAGCGATTTCCTCAGCGTCGAGAGCCTGCTGGCCTCGGCCACCAAGGCCACCGGTCTGGATGATTTCGGCGTCGACGACGACAACTACCGCGAAGCGCTGAGCGTGCTGCTCAACGCGTTTCGCACCGAAGCGGACCTGACCGACCTCGGTAGCAAGATGCAACGCTTCTTCGTGCGTAATGCGCTGGTGGCGCGGCTGCTGTCCGAGGCTGCCTTCAAGCAGTACCCGCAGCACGTCGAGGTCGCCATCGAGCGGCCGATCTTCGTGACCGGCCTGCCCCGCACCGGCACCACCGCGCTGCATCGCCTGCTGTGCGGCGATCCCCGCCATCAGGGTCTGGAACTGTGGCTGGCGGAGTTTCCGCAGCCGCGTCCGCCGCGGGAAACATGGCCGGACAACCCGGTTTTCGCCGAACTCGACGCTCGGTTCAAGAAGGCGCACGACGAGAACCCGGACTACACCGGCCTGCACTACATGACTGCCGACGAGGTGGAGGAATGCTGGCAGCTGCTGCGCCAGTCGCTGCATTCGGTCTCCTATGAGACGTTGGCACATGTGCCCAGCTATGCGCAGTGGCTGGCCAAGCAGGACTGGACCAAGCCCTATCTGCGGCACCGCAAGAATCTGCAGCTGATCGGTCTCAACGACCCCGAGAAGCGTTGGGTGCTCAAGAATCCCAGTCATCTGTTCGCCCTGGACGCGGTGTTCGCTGCCTACCCGGATGCGCTGATCCTGCAGTGCCACCGGCCGGCCGAGACGATCATGGCGTCGATGTGCTCGCTGTCCGCGCACACCACCGAAGGATGGTCGAACACGTTCGTCGGTGACGTCATCGGTGCCGATGCACTCGAGACGTGGTCACGTGGGCTGGAGCGGTTCAACGCGGTACGCCGCGAGCATGACGAGGCGCAGTTCTTCGACGTCGACTACTTCAAGCTGATCCGCGACCCGATCGGTACCGTCGAGAGCATCTACACGCACTTCGGTATCGAGATGACCGACGATGCGCGGGCGGCGATCCAGGCCACCGACGAGGAGAGCAAGCAGGGCCCGAGGGCGCCGAAGCACACCTACTCGCTGTCGGACTACGGGCTGACCGAGGACCAGGTCAAGGAACGCTTCAAGGGGCTGTAG
- a CDS encoding MFS transporter, which translates to MSVDTAVDPAPISTLAPRAWVGAAAAVFAIAWGGNEFTPLLVMYRRDAGLSAVTVDILLFAYVVGIVPALLIGGPLSDRLGRRPLMVPAPALAAAGSLLLSLGVTSVPLLIAGRVLSGVALGLAMAVGGSWIKELSSAPWGDGHGVRRAAMSLTAGFAAGAGVAGVLGQWAPWPATLPYVVNIVLALTTGLGLIGVPETRTAPAGQRWSLRTDLTIPSAGHRRFLFVVAPLAPWVFGAAASAYAVLPALMATHVGHAAVAFSALLCVIALGCGFLVQSVGRRLDDPDNARGVVIALVLLVVGMGVAAFAAGRLSVWTAVPAAALLGAGYGMALVAGLAQVQRIAGPADLAGLTAVFYGISYLGFAVPVALAVGSQALPHVLTYPVMFGLGAGAAALCLAVVIAGHRRHRLPASL; encoded by the coding sequence ATGAGCGTCGATACCGCTGTCGATCCGGCTCCGATCAGCACCCTGGCGCCGCGTGCCTGGGTCGGCGCCGCGGCTGCTGTCTTCGCGATCGCCTGGGGTGGTAACGAATTCACCCCGCTGCTCGTGATGTACCGGCGCGACGCCGGGCTTTCCGCCGTCACCGTCGACATCCTGCTGTTCGCCTACGTGGTGGGCATCGTGCCGGCCCTGCTGATCGGCGGCCCGCTGTCCGACCGCCTCGGCCGACGGCCGCTGATGGTGCCGGCACCGGCGCTGGCCGCGGCCGGCTCGCTGTTGCTGTCCCTCGGCGTCACCTCGGTTCCGTTGCTGATCGCCGGGCGGGTGCTCAGCGGTGTCGCGCTGGGTCTGGCGATGGCAGTGGGCGGCAGCTGGATCAAGGAACTCTCCAGCGCGCCCTGGGGTGACGGCCACGGTGTGCGCCGCGCCGCGATGAGCCTGACCGCCGGCTTCGCCGCCGGCGCGGGCGTCGCCGGGGTGCTGGGCCAGTGGGCGCCGTGGCCCGCAACGCTGCCGTACGTGGTCAATATCGTGCTGGCGCTGACCACCGGTCTCGGGTTGATCGGCGTGCCGGAGACCAGGACGGCCCCGGCCGGCCAGCGGTGGTCGCTGCGGACCGACCTGACCATCCCGTCGGCAGGGCATCGCCGCTTCCTGTTCGTCGTCGCACCCCTCGCGCCGTGGGTTTTCGGAGCGGCCGCCTCGGCCTACGCCGTGCTGCCCGCGTTGATGGCCACCCATGTCGGACATGCGGCCGTGGCGTTCTCGGCGCTGCTGTGCGTGATCGCTCTCGGCTGCGGCTTCCTGGTCCAGTCGGTGGGCCGCCGACTCGACGACCCCGACAATGCTCGTGGTGTCGTCATCGCGCTCGTTCTGCTGGTGGTGGGCATGGGTGTTGCGGCGTTCGCCGCCGGCCGGCTCAGTGTCTGGACCGCCGTGCCGGCCGCCGCACTTCTGGGGGCCGGATACGGTATGGCGCTGGTCGCCGGCCTCGCCCAGGTGCAGCGCATCGCCGGACCGGCCGACCTGGCCGGGCTGACCGCGGTGTTCTACGGGATCAGTTACCTCGGCTTCGCCGTCCCCGTCGCACTGGCCGTCGGATCCCAGGCGCTGCCCCACGTCCTGACCTACCCAGTGATGTTCGGGCTGGGTGCGGGCGCGGCCGCCCTGTGCCTCGCGGTGGTGATCGCCGGACACCGCAGGCACCGCCTGCCGGCGTCCCTATGA
- a CDS encoding gamma carbonic anhydrase family protein: MPMYSFEGRSPRVDPTAFVAPTAVLVGDVTVEAGASVWFNAVLRADFAPIVIREGANVQDGSVLHAPPGIPVDLGPGATIAHMCTIHGAHIGAEALIANHCTVLDGAVVGARSMVAAHSLVTGGTQIPDEVLVTGAPATVKRPIAGTGAEVWVNLNPKAYQDLAQRYLAGFGEVAS; the protein is encoded by the coding sequence ATGCCGATGTATTCGTTCGAAGGCCGGTCACCGCGAGTGGATCCCACCGCGTTCGTCGCACCCACTGCCGTCCTGGTCGGTGACGTCACGGTGGAGGCCGGCGCGTCGGTCTGGTTCAACGCCGTCCTGCGGGCCGACTTCGCGCCCATCGTGATCCGAGAGGGCGCGAACGTGCAGGACGGTTCGGTGTTGCATGCACCGCCGGGAATCCCGGTGGACCTCGGTCCGGGCGCGACGATCGCGCACATGTGCACGATCCATGGTGCGCACATCGGCGCCGAGGCGCTGATCGCCAACCACTGCACCGTGCTCGACGGCGCCGTGGTCGGCGCCCGCAGCATGGTCGCCGCGCACTCGCTGGTCACCGGCGGCACCCAGATCCCGGACGAGGTTCTGGTCACCGGCGCGCCGGCCACGGTCAAGCGGCCGATCGCCGGCACCGGCGCCGAGGTGTGGGTGAACCTCAACCCCAAGGCCTACCAGGACCTGGCCCAGCGCTATCTGGCCGGCTTCGGGGAGGTCGCCTCCTGA
- a CDS encoding IclR family transcriptional regulator gives MQNGESSGRSSPPTQRVVAILDFLAKHPHEQFGLSHLARRLELSKPTCLGIVTTLTESGYLVRDPKDKTYRLGPSLITLGHIAQESLRVNPAARAELSRLSNTFNTTAALAGVVDDRITLLELIGPPGSDVGVRVGQSYPFAPPVGLMFVLWDDDALRTWLAKTPTIPLRTDSQRLERVVAECRSSGYLVERLTPAGRRLYALMAGVSSTLPDELRALLGELISDIGERVHLPGESGPRQRHDVSVIAAPVYDHHHRQAMTVSLQIGRALTDAEITKHARGLVATADALTAQLGGAKPAW, from the coding sequence ATGCAGAACGGCGAGTCGTCCGGACGCTCCTCTCCCCCGACCCAGCGCGTGGTGGCGATCCTGGACTTCCTGGCCAAGCATCCGCACGAACAATTCGGTCTGTCGCACCTGGCCCGTCGCCTCGAGCTGTCCAAGCCGACCTGCCTGGGCATCGTCACCACCCTGACCGAGTCCGGCTACCTGGTACGCGATCCGAAGGACAAGACCTATCGGCTGGGACCGAGCCTGATCACCCTGGGCCACATCGCTCAGGAGTCATTGCGCGTCAACCCCGCCGCCCGCGCCGAACTCAGCCGGTTGTCGAATACGTTCAACACCACCGCGGCTCTGGCCGGCGTTGTCGATGACCGGATCACCCTGCTCGAACTCATCGGTCCGCCCGGCTCCGACGTCGGCGTGCGGGTCGGTCAGAGCTACCCGTTCGCCCCGCCGGTCGGTCTGATGTTCGTGCTGTGGGACGACGACGCGCTGCGGACCTGGCTGGCCAAGACTCCGACCATCCCACTGCGCACCGACAGCCAGCGCCTCGAGCGCGTCGTCGCCGAATGCCGCTCGTCGGGCTACCTGGTCGAGCGGCTGACACCGGCGGGCCGGCGGCTCTACGCGCTGATGGCGGGGGTGTCGAGCACGCTGCCCGACGAATTGCGGGCGCTGCTAGGCGAATTGATCTCCGACATCGGTGAGCGTGTCCACCTGCCCGGCGAATCCGGCCCGCGACAACGCCACGACGTCAGCGTCATCGCCGCACCCGTCTACGACCACCACCACCGTCAGGCGATGACGGTCTCCCTGCAGATCGGCCGCGCGCTCACCGACGCCGAGATCACCAAGCACGCCCGCGGCCTGGTGGCCACGGCGGACGCGCTCACCGCCCAGCTCGGCGGCGCCAAACCCGCGTGGTGA
- the dmpG gene encoding 4-hydroxy-2-oxovalerate aldolase, translating to MTDGIFFDASWDVRMTDTSLRDGSHHKRHQFTKDEVGAIVAALDNAGVPVIEVTHGDGLGGSSFNYGFSKTPEQELIKLAAETAKEAKIAFLMLPGVGTKEDIKEAQNNGGSICRIATHCTEADVSIQHFGLARELGLETVGFLMMSHTISPEKLAAQGRIMADAGCQCVYVVDSAGALVLEGVADRVAALVAELGGDAQVGFHGHENLGLGVANSVEAVRAGAKQIDGSCRRFGAGAGNAPVEALVGVFDKIGVKTGIDFFEIADAAEEVVAPAMPAECLLDRNALVMGYAGVYSSFLKHAVRQGERYGVPAHELLLRVGQRKLIGGQEDQLIDIALEIKREQEAAAT from the coding sequence ATGACCGACGGAATCTTCTTCGACGCCAGTTGGGACGTCCGGATGACGGACACCTCCCTGCGTGACGGCAGCCATCACAAGCGGCATCAGTTCACCAAGGACGAGGTCGGCGCCATCGTTGCCGCACTCGACAATGCGGGTGTCCCGGTGATCGAGGTGACTCATGGTGACGGGCTCGGCGGTTCGAGCTTCAACTACGGCTTCTCCAAGACTCCCGAGCAGGAGCTGATCAAGCTCGCGGCCGAGACGGCCAAGGAAGCCAAGATCGCCTTCCTGATGCTGCCGGGCGTGGGCACCAAGGAGGACATCAAGGAAGCGCAGAACAACGGCGGGTCGATCTGCCGGATCGCCACCCACTGCACCGAGGCCGACGTATCGATCCAGCACTTCGGGCTGGCCCGTGAGCTGGGCCTGGAGACCGTCGGGTTCCTGATGATGAGCCACACCATCTCCCCGGAGAAGCTGGCCGCGCAGGGCAGGATCATGGCCGACGCCGGGTGCCAGTGCGTCTACGTGGTGGATTCCGCCGGCGCCCTGGTGCTCGAAGGTGTTGCCGACCGGGTGGCCGCGCTGGTCGCCGAACTGGGTGGCGATGCCCAGGTGGGCTTCCACGGCCACGAGAACCTCGGGCTCGGCGTGGCGAACTCGGTCGAAGCCGTCCGTGCGGGTGCCAAGCAGATCGACGGATCCTGCCGGAGGTTCGGAGCCGGAGCCGGCAACGCGCCGGTCGAGGCGCTGGTCGGGGTGTTCGACAAGATCGGCGTCAAGACCGGTATCGACTTCTTCGAGATCGCCGACGCCGCCGAGGAGGTCGTCGCGCCCGCCATGCCTGCGGAGTGCCTGCTGGACCGCAACGCACTGGTGATGGGTTACGCCGGGGTGTACTCCAGCTTCCTCAAGCACGCGGTTCGTCAGGGCGAACGCTACGGCGTGCCCGCCCACGAGCTGTTGCTGCGCGTCGGCCAGCGCAAGCTGATCGGTGGCCAGGAGGATCAGCTGATCGACATCGCGCTGGAGATCAAGCGCGAACAAGAGGCGGCCGCCACCTAA
- a CDS encoding Rieske 2Fe-2S domain-containing protein, protein MTSGVREIDTGTLPDRYARGWHCLGPVKDYLDGKPHPITAFGTKLVVFADDSGAVHVLDAYCRHLGGDLSQGTVKGDAIACPFHDWRWGGDGRCKLVPYAKRTPRLARTRSWETDVRSGLLFVWHDHEGNPPQPEVRIPEIPEYAGGEWTEWKWNSMLIEGSNCREIVDNVTDMAHFYYIHFGLPTYFKNVFEGHIASQYLHNVGRPDINDMGTAYVESHLDSEASYFGPSFMINWLHNTYGGFKAESILINCHYPVTQDSFVLQWGVIVEKPKGLDEAMSDKLSDAMVAGVSKGFLQDVEIWKHKTRIENPLLVEEDGAVYQMRRWYQQFYVDVADISPDMVERFELEIDTTPANEKWKVEVEENLKRQADQAGQPAT, encoded by the coding sequence GTGACTAGCGGCGTTCGCGAGATCGACACCGGAACCCTGCCGGATCGCTATGCCAGGGGCTGGCACTGCCTGGGGCCGGTCAAAGACTACCTGGACGGCAAGCCGCACCCGATCACTGCGTTCGGCACCAAGCTGGTGGTGTTCGCCGACGACTCGGGCGCCGTGCACGTGCTGGACGCCTACTGCCGCCACCTCGGCGGCGACCTGTCCCAAGGCACGGTAAAGGGCGACGCCATCGCCTGCCCGTTCCACGATTGGCGCTGGGGCGGCGACGGCCGCTGCAAGCTGGTGCCATATGCCAAGCGCACTCCGCGCCTGGCCCGCACCCGGTCCTGGGAGACCGACGTCCGCAGCGGTCTGCTGTTCGTGTGGCACGACCATGAGGGAAATCCGCCGCAGCCCGAGGTGCGTATCCCGGAGATCCCGGAGTACGCGGGTGGCGAGTGGACCGAGTGGAAGTGGAACTCGATGCTGATCGAGGGTTCCAACTGCCGCGAGATCGTGGACAACGTCACCGATATGGCGCACTTCTACTACATCCACTTCGGCCTGCCGACGTACTTCAAGAACGTCTTCGAAGGTCACATCGCCTCGCAGTACCTGCACAATGTCGGCCGACCGGACATCAACGACATGGGGACGGCTTACGTTGAGTCCCACCTGGATTCGGAGGCGTCCTACTTCGGGCCGTCGTTCATGATCAACTGGCTGCACAACACCTACGGCGGATTCAAGGCCGAGTCCATCCTGATCAACTGCCACTACCCGGTGACGCAGGATTCGTTCGTGCTGCAGTGGGGTGTGATCGTCGAGAAGCCCAAGGGGCTCGACGAGGCAATGAGCGACAAACTGTCTGACGCCATGGTCGCCGGGGTCAGCAAGGGCTTCCTGCAGGACGTCGAGATCTGGAAGCACAAGACGCGCATCGAGAACCCACTGCTGGTCGAGGAAGACGGTGCGGTGTACCAGATGCGCCGCTGGTATCAGCAGTTCTATGTCGACGTCGCCGACATCTCCCCCGATATGGTCGAGCGCTTCGAACTCGAGATCGACACCACGCCGGCCAACGAGAAGTGGAAGGTCGAGGTCGAGGAGAACCTCAAGCGCCAGGCCGACCAAGCGGGACAGCCGGCGACATGA
- a CDS encoding TetR/AcrR family transcriptional regulator, with amino-acid sequence MAGAQAQSPRRGRPRSASVRSAIVGAAVDLALAGGPAAASVDAIAKRAGVSRTTIYKWWPSSASIVLEGLLESVQHSIVRPPGSSSAEALHHHVRELNRILSHPPTGPLLRNVIAAAASDPAITCAVLDQWIVPRRDAAAEILRAAVAAGELSDDIDIEVAVDALVSPPYYRLTLGMEPLDDAAVSHLTDTVWRGLRR; translated from the coding sequence GTGGCCGGTGCACAGGCGCAATCACCTCGACGGGGCCGACCGCGCAGCGCGTCGGTCCGATCGGCGATCGTCGGTGCCGCGGTAGACCTGGCATTGGCCGGTGGCCCGGCAGCCGCCAGCGTCGATGCCATCGCCAAGCGGGCCGGAGTCAGCCGCACCACGATCTACAAGTGGTGGCCGTCGAGCGCATCGATCGTCCTGGAAGGGCTGCTGGAATCGGTGCAGCACTCGATCGTGCGGCCGCCCGGGAGTAGCTCCGCCGAAGCGTTGCACCACCATGTCCGCGAGCTGAACCGGATCCTGTCGCACCCGCCGACCGGACCGCTGCTGCGCAATGTGATCGCCGCCGCCGCATCCGATCCGGCGATCACCTGCGCCGTACTGGATCAGTGGATCGTGCCGCGCCGCGATGCGGCCGCCGAGATCCTGCGTGCGGCGGTGGCGGCCGGGGAACTGTCCGATGACATCGACATCGAGGTTGCCGTCGATGCGCTGGTGTCGCCGCCCTACTACCGGCTCACCCTCGGCATGGAGCCACTGGACGATGCCGCTGTCAGTCACCTCACCGACACGGTCTGGCGCGGACTGCGGCGCTGA
- a CDS encoding nuclear transport factor 2 family protein — protein sequence MGANEVGTPAHEAGRRSREAAMAHDKDAWLAVFADDAIVEDPIGPSHFDPEGKGHRGKDAISKFYDMAIAPSALSFHFEKTYQCGNEEANVGHIVIESAGYRVVAEGVFTYRVNDDGKIVALRAYWELDAATASARPI from the coding sequence GTGGGAGCGAACGAAGTGGGCACCCCGGCGCATGAAGCGGGCCGACGGTCCCGCGAGGCGGCCATGGCGCACGACAAGGATGCCTGGCTGGCGGTGTTCGCCGACGACGCGATCGTGGAGGACCCGATCGGCCCGTCGCATTTCGATCCCGAGGGCAAGGGCCATCGCGGCAAGGATGCGATCTCGAAGTTCTACGACATGGCGATTGCGCCCAGCGCCTTGAGCTTTCACTTCGAGAAGACCTATCAGTGCGGCAACGAGGAAGCCAACGTCGGCCACATCGTGATCGAGTCCGCTGGCTACCGGGTGGTCGCCGAGGGTGTGTTCACGTACCGCGTCAACGACGACGGCAAGATCGTGGCCCTGCGTGCGTACTGGGAACTGGACGCCGCGACAGCCAGCGCGCGGCCCATCTGA